The following proteins are co-located in the Cydia fagiglandana chromosome 2, ilCydFagi1.1, whole genome shotgun sequence genome:
- the LOC134677104 gene encoding serine/arginine repetitive matrix protein 1-like, whose amino-acid sequence MSDNEDLLADDLGDHSLADYNLGNEEEDQLLADDYESGPQNVPTSIDPNYNDGSDISSSEFSGHGMPYSQQPYQPPAEECVVPNITVEVPNIPDRPIQDRSTYAPYEPPVYEPELAVVPPAIPAAPIESPQIVPSELSVTVPNGDNRERFLSERPPGAQRTPQLRDIPDSLDKVFVPRGGYSGGRGRTSWRSAQFQARFQQPYNNAYRRHNVHRGNFLQQRPSFPSPQVRPTPPQIRPEPRPEQIRPDIRPDQIRPPVRHEQIRPDIRPDNRPQPRPEMRPEPMPPMGPEISPERPIIQEPFRPMENRPPFQNFQRFPFRPNMEEPRPNFGPMRPNFEPRFFQRPQFSPRPFGPPVREVVPNSQHMPQITIRQPLPGLPLPANVPKLDEFGPKPPGREPEVRMLPVQLPPTLPGALAGKKVLINPHFKGNFQPPVEATMRAGLALPTYIPTRIQKSPPLSPTLENKFGPIKDIDDAAERFIAEQRNALARAASRKFPRRSPQRYIENTTIEIENELAPEASSWRGEDDLLRRQEEFINANRQGLRRRMRSPTPPRRSPPPSPPRHSPERRRADRAEPRRPPDEESEYRRRVREQESLRERVLRAKEVRRRKNAVQLHKQLQEKERERNEAKEPKPEPKPESKPAASPDKPSTTSPELDKPDTTRSSPERKAKPEVVKRERSPVKEEAAEVNSTCENLTPPRASPERALTPPLPDKSKERRCSEDDDLAFLLGDIDDMLSDDEDSGRFKEKTNKPEVAPPKPAVDLRSKLPPRPPRQKIVFDDEKPKKRREKSPPAKKPTVTSSTKTDTETPQKKAVKPKQTTEQITNKSRQRIIFENKELEKDKEEDKSKAFTRRVVLQRKVTQTKEKSVFSRIEVNDPSKPNPGIFSRAVRTAIGTDKPRIVVKREEPEIEYESGSDDERLLDEDSGLVASVTNLPHGITDTRLKTLAGSDVQSLILDKEDRSAKITFKNTVAAGAFRKKFNNKMVAASRLTVTLL is encoded by the exons ATGTCGGATAA TGAAGACTTGTTGGCAGACGATTTAGGGGACCATAGCCTTGCAGATTATAACCTTGGCAATGAAGAGGAGGATCAACTCTTAGCTGATGACTACGAAAGCGGTCCCCAGAATGTTCCAACGTCGATTGATCCAAACTACAATGATGGAAGTGATATTAGCTCTTCAGAATTCTCAGGACATGGCATGCCATATAGTCAA CAACCATATCAACCTCCTGCAGAAGAATGTGTGGTTCCCAACATAACTGTAGAGGTGCCCAATATTCCGGACAGACCCATCCAGGACCGCTCCACTTATGCCCCTTACGAGCCTCCTGTGTATGAACCAGAGCTTGCTGTGGTACCACCTGCAATT CCTGCCGCACCTATTGAATCTCCACAAATAGTGCCATCAGAACTAAGTGTTACTGTGCCAA ATGGCGACAACCGTGAACGGTTCCTCTCTGAGCGGCCTCCCGGTGCCCAGCGAACTCCGCAACTTCGTGATATTCCTGATTCTCTAG ACAAAGTGTTCGTCCCTCGCGGCGGGTAcagcggcgggcgcgggcgcacGTCGTGGCGCAGCGCGCAGTTCCAGGCGCGCTTCCAGCAGCCCTACAACAACGCCTACCGCCGCCACAACGTGCACCGG GGCAATTTCCTTCAACAACGTCCCTCATTCCCTTCGCCCCAAGTGCGACCAACTCCCCCGCAAATCAGACCGGAACCAAGGCCAGAACAAATACGGCCAGATATTCGACCTGACCAAATCCGACCACCTGTGCGACATGAGCAAATCCGGCCAGATATTCGGCCCGATAATAGGCCTCAACCTAGACCGGAAATGCGACCAGAACCCATGCCACCTATGGGACCAGAAATCTCCCCAGAAAGACCAATAATTCAAGAACCTTTTAGGCCCATGGAAAATCGGCCTCCATTCCAGAACTTCCAAAGATTCCCATTTAGACCAAACATGGAAGAGCCGCGTCCAAACTTCGGTCCAATGAGACCTAACTTTGAGCCTAGATTCTTCCAGAGACCTCAATTCAGTCCGAGACCATTTGGGCCCCCAGTCAGAGAAGTCGTTCCTAACAGCCAACACATGCCTCAGATAACGATTAGGCAACCACTGCCAGGCTTGCCACTGCCCGCTAACGTACCGAAGCTTGATGAATTCGGACCCAAACCGCCAGGAAGAGAGCCCGAAGTGAGGATGTTACCAGTCCAACTGCCGCCGACCTTGCCTGGAGCATTGGCTGGGAAGAAAGTTCTTATCAACCCGCATTTTAAAGGAAATTTCCAACCGCCCGTTGAAG CCACGATGCGGGCAGGGTTGGCGCTGCCCACGTACATTCCCACGCGCATTCAAAAGTCGCCACCCTTGAGCCCTACGCTGGAAAACAAATTCG GTCCCATCAAGGATATCGACGACGCTGCAGAGCGGTTCATCGCGGAACAGAGAAACGCACTGGCGCGGGCCGCCAGTAGGAAGTTCCCAAGGCGATCTCCTCAAAG ATACATAGAGAACACGACAATAGAGATCGAGAACGAGCTGGCCCCGGAGGCGAGCTCGTGGCGCGGCGAGGACGACCTGCTGCGGCGGCAGGAGGAGTTCATCAACGCCAACCGGCAGGGCCTGCGCCGCCG CATGCGGTCGCcgacgccgccgcgccgctcgccgccgccgtcgccgccgcGCCACAGCCCCGAGCGCCGCCGCGCCGACCGCGCCgagccgcgccgcccgcccgaCGAG GAGAGCGAGTACCGGCGGCGCGTGCGCGAGCAGGAGAGCCTGCGCGAGCGCGTGCTGCGCGCCAAGGAGGTGCGCCGCAGGAAGAACGCCGTGCAGCTGCACAAGCAACTGCAGGAGAA AGAGCGCGAACGCAACGAAGCCAAAGAGCCCAAGCCTGAGCCGAAGCCAGAAAGTAAACCCGCCGCTTCTCCAGACAAACCTTCAACAACTAGCCCAGAGCTGGACAAACCTGATACGACACGGTCTTCTCCGGAAAGGAAGGCAAAACCTGAGGTTGTGAAGAGAGAGCGGTCACCAGTGAAGGAGGAGGCGGCAGAAGTCAATTCTACTTGCG AAAACCTGACACCGCCACGCGCGTCGCCCGAGCGCGCTCTGACACCGCCCTTGCCCGACAAGAGCAAGGAGAGGCGCTGCAGCGAGGACGATGACCTGGCCTTCCTGCTCGGCGACATCGACGACATGCTCAGCGACGACGAGGACAGCGGCCGCTTCAAGGAGAAAACTAACAA ACCGGAGGTGGCGCCCCCCAAGCCGGCGGTGGACCTGCGCTCCAAGCTGCCGCCGCGGCCGCCCCGCCAGAAGATTGTCTTCGACGATGAAAAGCCCAAGAAGAGGAGAG aaaaatcTCCTCCAGCTAAGAAACCGACTGTGACAAGCTCTACCAAAACCGATACTGAGACTCCTCAGAAAAAAGCTGTTAAG cCAAAACAAACGACGGAACAGATTACAAACAAATCTCGACAAAGaataatatttgaaaacaaaGAG CTTGAAAAAGATAAAGAGGAGGACAAATCCAAGGCTTTCACTCGTCGCGTCGTCCTACAGCGCAAAGTCACACAGACTAAAGAGAAATCCGTGTTCTCTCGCATCGAGGTGAACGACCCGAGCAAGCCCAACCCGGGCATCTTCAGCCGCGCCGTGCGCACCGCCATCGGCACGGACAAGCCGCGCATCGTGGTCAAGCGCGAGGAGCCCGAGATCGAGTACGAGAGCGGCTCCGACGACGAGCGGCTGCTCGACGAGGACAGCGGCCTCGTGGCCAGCGTCACCAACCTGCCGCACGGGATCACGGACACCAGGTTGAAAACGTTAGCGGGGAGTGACGTACAG
- the LOC134677024 gene encoding transcription factor Ouib-like, protein MSESDFEIEYLDEDEEVVQQCVQATGIADTSMPDALNRVPASPKYVVELPAPESSSGSLLVERTPVARTYKRKKPRDDDDSDYDPTDDFEVPGPRRYKKKMQTSTPRPPTTVERKSRVTNIMNKRDDLKFRRTLGLKIPNFEDPLCLPVKAVLKDESDARKLRNWNNLCLNHYRNHDTTLKPDAGETVGSQRTVVLRNVKNKLTGKSETTIWGKLTVQSETDKKSEVFQSVLPKYREAKVLDFPVTAARKGKSVRNVDTVVLAKEDEKEETLVVYKPKQALSAVYKLIEETNETDDPNKEEEKKKYLKELTACKLCAPCYQGSWRGYDKTDNKKKNVTCPICERSFVSVYNLLAHVKTHSSEHVKRYKRALSRTLASVVEYHYKCRICNEKCSSIRDLRRHVLTHQSLEQFQCEACNRVIRTTFTM, encoded by the exons ATGTCTGAATCAGACTTTGAAATTGAATATTTAGATGAGGATGAAGAAGTTGTACAGCAATGCGTGCAAGCAACAGGAATTGCTGATACCTCTATGCCCGATGCTTTAAATAGAGTACCGGCATCTCCTAAGTATGTTGTGGAACTGCCAGCACCGGAGTCTAGCTCAGGTTCTCTGCTTGTGGAGCGAACACCTGTGGCAAGAACTTATAAGCGAAAAAAGCCGAGAGACGACGACGACTCTGACTATGATCCAACTGATGATTTCGAGGTGCCTGGCCCGCGTCGTTATAAAAAGAAGATGCAAACGTCGACCCCACGACCACCGACGACTGTCGAGCGTAAATCAAGGGTTACTAACATCATGAATAAAAGAGACGATTTAAAGTTTAGAAGAACTTTGGGCTTGAAAATTCCAAACTTTGAAGATCCTCTTTGCTTGCCCGTAAAAGCAGTTTTGAAGGATGAAAGTGACGCAAGAAAATTGAGAAATTGGAATAATTTGTGCTTGAACCATTATAGGAATCATGACACTACTTTAAAGCCTGATGCTGGAGAAACAGTGGGCTCTCAACGAACTGTAGTGTTGAGGAatgtcaaaaataaattaacag gcaAAAGTGAAACAACAATATGGGGCAAGCTGACAGTGCAGAGTGAAACCGATAAGAAATCTGAAGTGTTCCAATCTGTACTACCCAAATACAGAGAGGCCAAAGTCCTGGACTTCCCGGTGACTGCTGCCAGGAAGGGAAAGAGTGTGCGGAATGTGGACACAGTTGTGCTGGCCAAGGAGGATGAAAAGGAGGAGACGCTCGTTGTATACAAGCCTAAGCAAGCTCTTAGTGCAGTCTACAAACTAATTGAGGAAACAAA TGAAACTGATGACCCCAACAAGGAAGAAGAAAAGAAGAAATACCTTAAGGAACTAACAGCTTGCAAATTATGTGCCCCCTGTTACCAAGGCTCATGGCGCGGCTACGACAAGACTGATAATAAGAAAA AGAATGTGACCTGCCCGATTTGCGAGCGATCATTCGTGAGCGTGTACAACCTGCTCGCGCACGTGAAGACACACAGCAGCGAACATGTGAAGCGCTACAAAAGGGCGCTCTCCAGGACCCTGGCTAGT GTGGTGGAGTACCATTATAAGTGCCGTATTTGCAACGAGAAATGTTCCAGCATCAGGGATCTTCGCAGACACGTCCTCACTCACCAAA GTCTTGAGCAGTTCCAATGTGAAGCATGCAACCGCGTAATAAGAACTACCTTTACTATGTAG